The genomic window ATGATTCGTCCGGCCTCGCTCGTGTTTCGCATCAGCTCCTTGGCGCCGGCATAGAGCATCCTCATCTCGGCGTTGCATGTAACGGGGAGGTAAAAGAGTAGCACGTATGGGACAGACAACCGTCCGTCACCCTAGGTCTGTCAGCATCGCATAGGTTGGTGTAGGTTCGATCGGGCGTACCATGGTAAGAGGGTAACTCAGGAGGACGAAGCGCGGGGCGTGGTCGGGAAGGTCATCGCCGACTTCCTCGAGGGACTTGTAAACGACCTTGTCTTCATCTTGGCGGATCTCGTATGTGTGCTTGTCAATCATGTCTGGCGAGTCGGTGAGCttgggcatggcatggcgaGGCGGCAGAGGGACTGGCGCGGACAAGGAGACATACATACAAATAACAGCTTGAGGATCCTTGGCCCGTGAAGTAGTCAGTCGGAACTTGCGGAGGTGATCCTTGGTCTCCCCGGAGAAGGTGTACAGTCGCGATTCGGACGCCTGGGCATGTGAGCTGGTGGGGGATGGGATGAAGACGTAGGGGGCATACCATGGTGACTGTATGTGGTCAAACAAACAAGGAACAAGGAACTGAAGCTATTACTGCTGCTATCGTGGAGCTCTAAGCTAAGACGAAGCTCTGGTAGCTATCATGAGATGGACTAGGGCAGTCAGTTGAGAGTCGCAAGTTGGACAACCCCGCCACAATTCGAACTCCGAGAGAAAGCCGCCCCCACTCTCCGTCCAGCGAGTAAACGTCATCTGCAAGCTCCATTTCCATCCCCCAAACGGACGACATCCAACAAGGATCACGAGGGTCGAGGCTCCTGCGTGCGCTTTTTTGATTGAACATAAGAACTCGCGCATTTCTCATTCGTCCGTCCGTCAGTCCTTCATGTTCTCCCGCATCTCCCAGGTTGCAAGGCACCTCTCCGCTCCCGTTGCTGTTACTGCTGCTCGCACTACTAGACGATTTGCATTTGGAAGCGTCATGGCTCCTATATCGGCGGATGAGCGCAATGCGCGCATCATTCAGACGGCGGCGTGCCTGATTATTGGCGATGAGGTTCTCGGTGGAAAGGTAGACAAGTCTGTATGTTGCTGTTACATGTGCTGTGCTAATACAAGATAGACTGTTGATGTGAGTGACTGGCACAGCCTCAACCTTGAAATACAGGGATTGACCGGGTAGACCAACTCTGCTTATTTTGCAAAATGGTGCTTCTCTCTTGGAATTGTAAGTTACAAGGCTACGTGATGCAATCCAGAGCTAACCTGTCACAGAGCCTCAAGCGAATCGAGGTTATTGAGGACGATGAGAGTGAGATCATGGAGGCCGTTCGAAGAATGAGCGATCGTTATGACTTTATCGTCACAAGGTTAGCACTCACGCTCATCAATGTTACGATGAATAGCTAACGTGTATAGTGGCGGAATCGGTCCTACGTAAGACAACGGCCCCCAGTTGTGGTTGCTCACTAACTGTCTAGTCACGACGATATCACCTATCAGTCCATCGCCAAGGCCTTTGGCCTGCCTTTAAAGCTCCACCAGGAGACCTtcgagaagatgaagctgcTCTCCAAGCCTCACCCCAACCAGCCCAACTTTGACTGGGACGTCGACTCGCCTGCTAGAAAGGCAAAGCTTCGCATGGCTGAACTGCCAACCGACGAGTCTCGAGATTTGAAGCAGCAGGCTCTTTTCCCTCATGAGGACATGTGGGTTCCCGTTGCTGTCGTTAATGGCAATGTCCACATATTACCTGGTATCCCTAAGCTTTGTGAGTAACTAAATGATGTAAATTTGGGCATCAATGGTCACAGGAGGTGGATAAGGCCGTCAACCGAATGGGAAATGCTTCTCTTTGGTGGTGTGGCTGTGACAACCCATGTGTCACCAGTGATGCCTTTTTCATGCATCACCAATACGCCATTCCTCTGTATACTAACCAGAAACAGTCCAGAAGCTTCTCGAGGGATTGAAGCCATATATTCTGCCAAGGCTCGTGGATCCCGAGGGTACAGGAACACACAGAATTCTGTTCTCGACCCCTCTTCCTGAGAGTGGCGTGGCCGATTTCCTCACGACACTGGCCGCCAAGGTAGAGCCTAAGGGTATCAAGGTCGGAAGTTATCCTCGCTGGGGCAAGAAGCACAACACGGTCACTCTTGTTGGAAGGTGAGTATCCAAGCGAACTCGTGCCGGGCCATGCTGACAATAAACAGGGACCAGGATTACCTTGAGAGTCTGGTTGCCGAAGTTGAAGCCGGCATCAAGGGCCTAAGAATTACCGCCGAAGGCGAAAATAGCGAGGAAGAGTCCACAAAGGAGCCAGCAAAGGCAACCGAAGATGCGACCAAGTACACTGTAGAGCCTAAAAAGGAGCCATGAAACGGGCTGTATAGTCACACCATCATGGATACACTGGTCGACAAGTAATCGTTGCTCTTGGTTGCAGTTGTGTCAATATAGGAGGACGGCATCGTGTCGCCATTGGATAGATCATGTAGTGTATACATATCTTGAATATAGATGGGTTAGAGCTGATATCCATCTACTCCCACGTCTGTTCGTACGCCCCTGCCTCCAGGGTTGATTTGGGATGTCCGCTTAGGTACCCTAGGCGTTGCAGGAATATCCTAGAACCTGGTCCTCTGGATAGCTATGACCATGGGAGCTGCTGACTGGGCGCCGATCTTGACAATTTTGATCTGTCTGAGCTGCATCGCCCCTGCGGGCCGCAGCTAGTGAGGGGTTTTCGAAGGAAAAGCAAGACTGTTAATGGTTGTGTCTCAGCCGACTCTTGCAGGTGCCAGTTGACGGCCGGTTAATATAGTCAATGTAATAAAACAAAGTCCACCGACAGTCAGCATCTGCGCCAAGGCACATTGCATATTCTGACATGACCGGAGCAAGGCCGGAAGGCCTCGCCCAGTTTAGGCGACGTTGAGGCCGATCTGCGCACCTGGGCAACCGAGATAAGACATGGAAGCGGATGTGAGTCTCATTTCCCAGGGCCCGAACGTGGTAGCGAGCGAGCGACCTGGACAAGCCTGCTTCCGGCAAAGCACACAATCCATCATACGATTTGAAGCAGAAGAGGGGCTGGTCGACTTTCTTGCATTGCAGATCCCCCGAGGAGGAGCATTGAATCCGAGACGCATCGGCGCGGGAAGCTAGGGGCTGGCTCGAGCAGCATGGAATGGCACGTCGTGGGTTCAAGACTGACTCGAGCTCTCTCCTCCCAGCCCAGAGTTGCAAAAGGGCTAGAACGAACCTGGGGTGCGTTATCGACCAGGGGTAGCAGTGGACAAGGCGGAGGTGGGGACTTGGCGAGCAGAGCAAATCACGGCCGTGGTAGCAAAGCTCGTGACATGATCAGCGCCGAGGTCAAAAGGTTAGAGCTTAAACCGGACCTGAGGGGAGATTGAAACATGACATGACGAGCGCCTTGGCGTGTAGAGCTAGACGCGAGGGCAATCTAAATACCGAGAAAAAGGGGCTGTTGAAGGGTGGGCATCGTGGGTATCGCTACCAGTCCAGAAAAGAGCCTAGAATGGTGGAGACGACATGCCCCATAGGACGTCATGTTCTAGAAGGCTTGACGAGAGGCTTGTCAGTGTCTCGGTTAGTTTCGAGGCGTAGTTTGTGGTGCCTGGGAGGCATGCGGAAGTCAGCTGGTAGCTGAAAGGCGG from Fusarium falciforme chromosome 2, complete sequence includes these protein-coding regions:
- a CDS encoding ADF-H domain-containing protein; this translates as MASESRLYTFSGETKDHLRKFRLTTSRAKDPQAVICMYVSLSAPVPLPPRHAMPKLTDSPDMIDKHTYEIRQDEDKVVYKSLEEVGDDLPDHAPRFVLLSYPLTMGDGRLSVPYVLLFYLPVTCNAEMRMLYAGAKELMRNTSEAGRIIDIESVEELEEIPDKLKSG
- a CDS encoding MoCF-biosynth domain-containing protein, whose amino-acid sequence is MFSRISQVARHLSAPVAVTAARTTRRFAFGSVMAPISADERNARIIQTAACLIIGDEVLGGKTVDTNSAYFAKWCFSLGISLKRIEVIEDDESEIMEAVRRMSDRYDFIVTSGGIGPTHDDITYQSIAKAFGLPLKLHQETFEKMKLLSKPHPNQPNFDWDVDSPARKAKLRMAELPTDESRDLKQQALFPHEDMWVPVAVVNGNVHILPGIPKLFQKLLEGLKPYILPRLVDPEGTGTHRILFSTPLPESGVADFLTTLAAKVEPKGIKVGSYPRWGKKHNTVTLVGRDQDYLESLVAEVEAGIKGLRITAEGENSEEESTKEPAKATEDATKYTVEPKKEP